The stretch of DNA AAGTTCTAGTTTATCGAAGAGAGCAGGGAAAAGATATCTTTCTAGCTAGAGCTTTTGCTCAAGATTTAGAAACTGAAACACTATCCCTAGAAGATATTAAAGCTACTAACAAAAAAATTCGCGACAAAGGTAAATCCATAAGCAATCACTCGATTTTGGAAGAAGTTAAAGAGCGAGATCTTTTTGTTGCCAAGAAAACAACCAAAAAAGAGAAACGCAAGCAAGAGCAATTTGAGTTCGATGAAGGCAAAGTTTCAACTCGGGTAATTGAAACAGAATCAGAGATTGAAGAAACAACCACGTACGTAGAACCAGAACCAGTGGAAATTTTGGATTACGAAGACGCAATGGACGAATTTGGATGGTAACTATGGCTAAATCTAATGAAGATCGAGACGATTACAAAGAAGAAAATAGTCGGTATAAAAACTCAAGTGACAAAGATCAAGCTCAAGAATATGCGGATGATTTGGGAAAAATAGAACTCCCAAACGAGTCTATCCAAAAAGAAATCGCTCGACTGAGATGTAAAAATATTGTTCTACTGCAACAGGTTGAACATTTACATAATTGGTTGGAAGGAAAAAGAAAATCCCGTCAGTCTTGTCGTATTGTGGGGGAATCTCGTACTGGTAAAACTATCGCTTGTGAGTCATACAAATTGAGACACAAGCCAAAACAAGAAACAGGAAAACCGCCAATTGTCCCTGTAATCAATATTCAACCCCCTCAAGAATGTGGTTCGAGAGATTTGTTTGCTCTAATTATTGAACATTTAAAGTACAAGGTTGTCAAAGGAACAGTCGGAGAAATTAGAAATAGAACTCTAAAAGTTTTGGAAAGATGCCAGGTTGAAATGCTAATTATTGACGAAGCAGACCGCCTAAGACCAAAAACTTTTGCTGATGTTAGAGACATTTTCGATAATTTAGGGATTTCTGTAGTTTTAGTGGGAACAGATCGTTTGGACGCAGTAGTGAAGCGAGACGAACAAGTTCACAATCGTTTTCGAGCTTGTCATCGCTTTGGCAAATTATCTGGGGTTGAATTTCAAAAGACAGTAACTCTTTGGGAAAGGAACGTTTTGAAACTTCCTGTAGCCTCGAACCTGAGTAGTAAAGCTATGCTCAAAGTTTTAGCACCAGCAACTGGGGGTTATATTGGTTTGCTAGATATGATTCTGCGAGAGTCTGCTGTTAGAGCTTTAGAAAAAGGTTTGAAGAAAATCGATCTAGCAACTTTGAAAGAGGTAGCGGGAGAGTATAAGTAATGGCAGAACTTCAGTCTTGGCTGTTTCAATTGGAACCTTATGAGGGAGAAAGTCTCAGCCATTTTTTGGGTAGATTTCGACGAGAGAATAATTTTACTACTTCTGTTTTAGGTCAAGAAGCAGGAATTGGTGCAGTAATTTCACGCTGGGAAAGACTTTATCACAATCCTTTTCCACCCCAGGAAGATTTAAAAGCACTAGCTAAAGTTGTTAAAGTAGACGTTAATCGCTTGAGAAAGATGCTACCACCAAAAGGTATTGGTATGAAGCATCAGCCAATTCGCCTCTGTGCAGCTTGTTATGTTGAATCACCTTGTCATCGCATTGAATGGCAGTTTAAGCAGACAGACAGATGTGAGAAACATCAGCTTAGGTTGTTATCGGAGTGTCCTAATTGTAAAGCTAAATTTTCTATTCCTGCTTTATGGGCAAATGGCTGGTGCAGCAGGTGTTTTTTGACTTTTGCTGAAATGGTGCAGTATCAAAAATCTGTTTAATTGTATTAAAGCGATCGCTGTTTTGAATAATGCGATCGCATTTTATTTTTTTGTTCGATAGGCTTGTTCGGGATGACTTGGTTTGTCGGGGTATCTTAATTCTATAAGTCCTTCTTCTACCATCTTTTTAAGAAATCGAGTTCTAAGCGTAGAATTAGTGCGATCGAGTATTACTTCTAATTGTTGCAGGGTTAAAAATCTCTCTTTGCACACCTCTAAAATAGCTTGTCGCATTACATCTGCTGAAACTTTTCTTTTCTCTCTGACAGGTCTTGCGATCGCCTTTAGTTTTTCCAAATCATCAGAGTTTTCACTTAAATGATCGGAGTTAACTGGCAAATGATCGGAGTTAACTGGCAAATGATCGGAGTTAACTGGCAAATGATCGGAGCTACTTACAGAAACTTGAATATTTTGATTCAATAGTAATGCTTTAGAAATATCTAAAGTGGGCAAACAATAGTAAGTGCCACGACCATGACCGTATTTTTGCAACCAACGATTCTCTACTAAATATTTCAGGCGATCGCCAATATCTCTAGGGTGTTTTTGGCTAAAACCTTGGATACCATTATTGCTAATTTCCCCAAAACGATGTGCTAACAATAAAATAATCCGATCTAACTCCTGGAGATAGCGATAATTATCCCCAACAAGTTTGCGTAATTCCTGTTCTATGTCTTCAGGAATGAAACTAACCATTGGTAGAGCAACTTTGGTAATGTTGAGATCTATATTTTCAGAAATAAAAGGTCTAAACCATTGTTGTTCTCGCCAAGCTCGCAAAATTTTAGGAAATCCAGAACCAGCTTGTTCTCCTAAACCAATCATTTTAAACATTTTTAATAAATTAGGATTACGAGGATCGCTTACACCTCCGTCGTAAAGCAGATCGATAGGAATCCTTAAACGACCTGGATTAGAAAGCTCGAATCTGTCTTTAAATTTTAAAATCGTTATTGGGCGAGAAGATAAATGATCGGCATGGATTAACGTATTAACCAAGGCTTCTCTTAGTGCTTCATGAACATGAGTCTCATCTTTACGCATGGCATCTCGATCGAGAATAAAAGGTACGTCCAAATCTTGTACGAGCCTTCCATAAACACGATAGTAAAAATTAAATAAATTTCCTTCCCATTTGCCATCTAAGGTAACTCTATATGTCCAACGTTCTTCTGGATCGTTAGATAATCTTTCTTGGTAATCCAAGTGGTAATGAGAGAAAAAATCTTGAATACTTAATTCAAGACCAAACATTAGTAATCCAGCAGCTGTTAGCCCTTCTTTTGTTGTATTGCGATCGCGTTTCCATCCTCCTAACTTACACAGTAAATCTCGATCGTTCAATGCCAACCAAGGATGATCGGGTTGTCTAGAACTGAATCTTTGACGATAAGCTTTGATTGTTTCTACATCGAGATCGCTAAAGTCAAAATTTTCCAAAATTTGAGAATCTTGGGGTTCACTGTTAGCATCCCGCAACATTTGGCGAACTTCATCTTCTGTACAAGGATAATCTCCTTCATAGTTACGTTTATAAGTCCCTGTCATGGGATTGTTATTAATGTAAATAGGACGCTGAGTACGAGTTGCTTGAGGAACTTTAATAACGATTAGAGATTTATTCTCTATTGTTTCAATAGTTATGTCAGACTCGTTACAAATAGGGATGTTGAGTTTTTAAGGATTATTGTGATTGTCCCAAAATTCTTTAAGTTGTTTTTTTGAATTGTTAACACCGAGGATTTGAAATCTGCCTTTTTTCTCTGCAACACCAAGAACGACATAACCTCCTTCTGTATTGGCAAAAGCTGAAATACTTTTCCAAGCGTCTTTTGGTACGTTATCTTCAGCCCTTTTGCATTCAAAATCTTGACTTTCACCAATATCGAGTTTTTCTAGGAGGGTTTCTAAATCCATTTGGAAAAAATAGCGATCGCACTTCAACAACAATCTACAAGCAACTACTATTTATAACTCACCTCTAAGAACATTATGTCAATTTCTGCGTTTGTGGATAATCGCTAGCGAAAAGAGCTAAATATAGTGTTCTTATTTCATCACCGTGAGATAAGGCGAATATTTTGATTTCTTATTTCACATATAGCCTATTTTGTGAAATAAGACTTGTCATAAGTGCGATCGCTTTTCTCTAAATCCTCACAAAGCGCGATTACAAAGTTAGCCGAAGACATCGCTTGTCAAGACATAGCTCACCTTTGAATGCTTTATCTAAAATAGAAGGAAGCAGTGCATCTAGTTCTTGTAATACTTTTTCTCGCGAATTTTTTGCATTATCGACTTTCGCTTTTAAGTTATCAAACCAAAGTATCTTGTCATATGACGGAACTGGCACTTGAATATTATCCAATGCTTTGAGTCCAAGAGTTCTATTCCTTCCTGCTCCTCCAGGCGAAGCATTTCCCAAATCTTCTAGACCTTTTGAAGTTAGAAAATGAAAGCATAAAAAGCTAGAAGAAGATAAACCTTGTTTGGGTACACAAGTTAAGAATCTGTGTGAACCAAATCTTCCGCTATCTTTTGGTTGTGCTACAGCTACTGCACCTTCCCAAGCAAAAACAATCTGAAACAATAAATCGTTATTTTCGATTCGATACAGTTTTTTTGTTCCAACTTCTAATCCTGTCAAAGCAGGTTTATGAAAACTACCTTTACCAAAGCTTCTTATTCCTAATTCTGGATAGCTTTCTAAAGGATCTATTTCAACTTTTCTTCTTATTAATGGCGCAACTTTATTCATAGGTAAATAATCTGCACCTTCTATGATGTTTTGATAAACGCTGAGTAAAAGTCGCTCTAGTTTTTCGATTGCATCTTTTCTTAACGATCGCGCTTCTTCTATCTTCTCCGCCAACTCCTCAACCTTCGCCACTATTCGCCGTTGTTCTTCTAATAGTGGTAATGGAATTTTAATCTCTAAAAATTTCTCTGGACGGATTCTATTTTTACCACTTGTACCCCTTGATTTTTCATCGCATTGTTCCCAACAAGACTTTGTTTTGGTAAACCAATAAAATCAGCGTGGTTCTAAATTGTCTAAATCTGGTTTAAAACTGGGAAATTCATTAGATACATAACATCCAGATAGATGAGAAGGAATAACAGTAACACTTCCATTTCTTGCCCATATTTTATTGACTATGATATCGTTCGTTTCGGTTCTGGATAGTTTTTTGTATTTAATTTGACTTCCATCTATTGATTCTCTTTGGTAAGCTCCTTCACCCCAAAGTCTTACTCCAATTTGTTTATAAAGTTTACCAGGAATTGGTGCTTCTGATCTTTCTACTGGTTTGACAATATCTTTTAACGAAATTAATGAAATTCCCATATCTACCAAAAACTTTTTATGCAGTAATTTCAAACGGATAAACACTTTCTCTTGTCAACAAAGCTGCATATTGCAAAGATTGTTTAATATCGTCTAGTTCTAAATCGGGATATTCTTCTAAGATTTCCTCGAAAGGTTTACCGTTTGCTACTAAATTAAGAATTAAAGAAACGGGAATATGCATACCGCGAATACAAGCTTGTCCTGCCATAATGCGAGGGTTAAAGGTAATACGGTCTAAATTTGCAAGATGATAATTATTCATTGTTCGTTAATAATTGAATTAATTTCATTCATTATTTCCGCTACTCGCCGATCCTTTTCTAAAATATCGGCTAATAACTGTTCTGGTGGTAAATGTTCGAGATCTTGTCCCGAATTGGGATTTTTGCGATCTAGATTATAAATTGCCCAGTAAATAGCATCGCCTTTGGTTTGTTCTTCTTTGGCGATGTCTCTTTGTTGTTTTTCTTCGGTTTGTAATTGTTTAATATCTTGCGCGATCGCTTTGATTTGAGTTTTAATTTCTTTTTGTTCTCTTTTGGGTGTGAAATCAAGAATAGTACTTTCTAAGTATTTGATTTTATCTTCTAACTCTTTAACTTGTTTGAGACATTTATCGGCTGTTGCTGATGCTTGTTTGACTGCATCTTTGTGAATGTTAGATTCGGCGATCGCTTTTTCCTTAGCTGCTTTAAAATTATATTTCCAAGCCTGTTCGTTTTCTTGGCGATTATTCCACCACTCAATACAATCAACAAAAGCATCATCTTGAATGGGTTTGGTTTTGGTGTAGTTTTTTCTGCCTTCTGGTAAGGGTATCTCGTAGTACCAAATCTCCTCAGTAGGTTGAGAGGAATCAAAGAATAGTAAATTGGTGGGAATCTTAGTATAGGGTTCAAATACGCCGTTAGGTAAGCGCACAATGGTATGAAGGTTAAAGTCTTTGAGTAAGTCTTCTTTGATTTTGGCGCAGACACCATCCCCAAATAGAACGCCGTTAGGAAATACTACCCCTGCTTTTCCTATATGGTTATCTTTTTGCAGCTTCCGCATAATTAACTGCAAGAATAGCAGGGCAGTTTCTTTAGTTTGTTTGTCGCTAGGGAAATTGTTTTTAATTCTGTCTTCTTCCTCTCCCCCAAAAGGTGGGTTAGTCAGGATAATATCTACCCTGTCTTTAATTCCCATCTCGGAAAGACTAAACCGCAAACTATTACCGTCATCGATATCGGGATATTCAAACCCGTGTAGCAACAGGTTCATGTGCGCCAGCATTAAAGGTAACGATTTGGCTTCCCCACCGATAATGCTTTTCTGTAAAATTTGCCAATCGGTAGCAGTAGATTGTTTTTTGAGATATTCGTAAGCTTCGACTAAAAATCCACCCGTACCACAAGCAGGATCGAGAATAGTTTCTCCTAGCTTCGGTGCAATTACCTCCACCATAAAGCGAATTACAGGACGTGGCGTATAAAATTCTCCCGAATCTCCCGCAGCATCGCGCATTTCCTTTAACATTGATTCGTAAAGAAGGCTGAGAATATTGACTTCTTCCGATCTGTTGAAATGAATTTCGTTTATCTTGCTAAGAACATCGAATAACAATGTTCCGCTAATCATGCGGTTATTGACATCTTTAAATACTTTAGCAATGACATCGGCGCGATCGCGTCCTGTTTTACTTTTGAGACTGCGAAGATAAGCCAGTAACCCCAAACCCTTTGTTCCATCTGGTAAATCCGCCTCATCGTTGTTGATAAAGTTTTTTAGGCGATCGCCACTAAAGTTTTCATTAGCAGCCCAATACGGCGCATCTGCGCCATCGTCTCCGAAGGAGACTGGTGATGCTTCGCATCACGTCCAGCGATAGGGGGCTTTAATAGTAGGTTTATAAGTATCCCCTGCTAATTCTGCTTCATCTTCCCGTAGCTTTTCCGCATCGTCTAACAGCTTGAGAAACATAATCCAAGTTAATTGAGGAAGGCGATCTAACTCCCCATTTAAACCCTTATCTTTCCGCATAATATCCCGTGCGGATTTAATAACGCTTCCTAATTTTTGGGCGGTAGTAACTGATTTGGTAGTTTGTTTCTTTCTCGTTGCCATTTAATTATGCAGAGTATAAAAGGTTTTGCAGTTGATATACGGCTTCTTTTAGCTGGGGAATACCACCAAATTTTTCTGCTATTTCCCGCACGTTGCCATAAGATTCAAATTCGCGGTTAGCTTTAAAGGTAGTAGGCATCTCTAATTCTTTTACTCCATATTCGGCGTATTTATTCAGAAGAATTTCTAAAATCTCCCGCGCATCTTCGCCATATTGTTCAAAAAAGTCCTTCTTACGACGTTTTAAGCGTTCTACTCGTTGCTTGTAAGTTAAAACTGGCGCATCAAAAGCAATATGACAAATTAGATCGAAGGGATCGGCTTCTGGTTGGTTGGCAACTTTCTGCAACTCTTCAAAATCGATTCCTTTTTCCTCTAACAACTCAATCACTTGCGATCGCCTATCTGGATCTGCCCATTTTTGCTGTATTTCTAAAGTAGAACGATAGAGAATACGGACTTGTTCTTTGGTATAGTCAATGAGTTTAGATAGTTTTAATTGATTCTCTGCATCAGGATCGTAGATTTGTTCCTCAACGATTTCTTCTGTTCCGCCATCTACATAGTATTTGCGAGGTAATTCTTCTTCATCTGATGGTAAACCTCTAAAACCAGATTCTTCTGTATCTTCTTGTTCTTGTTCCTCTGTTTCTGGTTCAATTGCTTTTCCCTCATCATCGATTTCTGTCTCCTCAACTAAAGCTGGTTCGCCGTCAAAATCAGGGTCTTCAAACAGAACGGTGCTTTTAGTGTAGTCGATGATATTAAAGGATATTTTGTCGTATTCTTCTCTCACTCTAGTTCCTCTGCCAATTATCTGTTTAAAATCAGACATCGAACGAATTACACGAGCAAGCACGATATTTTTACAGGTAGGAATATCGACTCCTGTAGTTAATAACTTAGATGTCACCGCAATAATATGGGTTTTATCCTCGACATCTTTAAAATCATCTAAATGTCCTTTACCCACAACCCCAGCATCAGATGTAATGCGAGTAATGTAATCGGCATTGTCTTTAGTAATATCTGTATTGAGATTCCGTAATGCTTTAATCATTGCCTTGACGTGTTCTTCGTCTACACAAAAGACAATGGTTTTAGCGTATCTATCCGTAGCTTTGAGAAAATCTGTCAGGTGTTGGGCGATCGCTTTAGTTCTGGCTTCCCTAACTAGTCTTTGTTCAAAATCGGGAGTTAGATATGCCTCATTGGGAATAGTCCTACCATAGCAGTCTAGTTGTCCTTCACTCGGTCGCCATCCATCTTTATCCGAACGAGTCGTAACGCGATAAACTCGATATGGTGCTAAAAAACCATCCTCAATCCCTTCTTTTAGAGAATAAGTATATAAAGGATTGCCGAAATAACGATAGGTATCGACATTATCATTTCGTAGGGGCGTAGCAGTTAACCCCAACTGATAGGCAGGTTCAAAAT from Myxosarcina sp. GI1 encodes:
- a CDS encoding TniB family NTP-binding protein, which encodes MAKSNEDRDDYKEENSRYKNSSDKDQAQEYADDLGKIELPNESIQKEIARLRCKNIVLLQQVEHLHNWLEGKRKSRQSCRIVGESRTGKTIACESYKLRHKPKQETGKPPIVPVINIQPPQECGSRDLFALIIEHLKYKVVKGTVGEIRNRTLKVLERCQVEMLIIDEADRLRPKTFADVRDIFDNLGISVVLVGTDRLDAVVKRDEQVHNRFRACHRFGKLSGVEFQKTVTLWERNVLKLPVASNLSSKAMLKVLAPATGGYIGLLDMILRESAVRALEKGLKKIDLATLKEVAGEYK
- a CDS encoding TniQ family protein, with product MAELQSWLFQLEPYEGESLSHFLGRFRRENNFTTSVLGQEAGIGAVISRWERLYHNPFPPQEDLKALAKVVKVDVNRLRKMLPPKGIGMKHQPIRLCAACYVESPCHRIEWQFKQTDRCEKHQLRLLSECPNCKAKFSIPALWANGWCSRCFLTFAEMVQYQKSV
- a CDS encoding ATP-binding protein codes for the protein MTGTYKRNYEGDYPCTEDEVRQMLRDANSEPQDSQILENFDFSDLDVETIKAYRQRFSSRQPDHPWLALNDRDLLCKLGGWKRDRNTTKEGLTAAGLLMFGLELSIQDFFSHYHLDYQERLSNDPEERWTYRVTLDGKWEGNLFNFYYRVYGRLVQDLDVPFILDRDAMRKDETHVHEALREALVNTLIHADHLSSRPITILKFKDRFELSNPGRLRIPIDLLYDGGVSDPRNPNLLKMFKMIGLGEQAGSGFPKILRAWREQQWFRPFISENIDLNITKVALPMVSFIPEDIEQELRKLVGDNYRYLQELDRIILLLAHRFGEISNNGIQGFSQKHPRDIGDRLKYLVENRWLQKYGHGRGTYYCLPTLDISKALLLNQNIQVSVSSSDHLPVNSDHLPVNSDHLPVNSDHLSENSDDLEKLKAIARPVREKRKVSADVMRQAILEVCKERFLTLQQLEVILDRTNSTLRTRFLKKMVEEGLIELRYPDKPSHPEQAYRTKK
- a CDS encoding helix-turn-helix domain-containing protein; the protein is MDLETLLEKLDIGESQDFECKRAEDNVPKDAWKSISAFANTEGGYVVLGVAEKKGRFQILGVNNSKKQLKEFWDNHNNP
- a CDS encoding DUF433 domain-containing protein, whose amino-acid sequence is MNNYHLANLDRITFNPRIMAGQACIRGMHIPVSLILNLVANGKPFEEILEEYPDLELDDIKQSLQYAALLTRESVYPFEITA
- the hsdR gene encoding EcoAI/FtnUII family type I restriction enzme subunit R — its product is MFFTSKEAAKITGCTLRQLQYWREKEVVVPTVDATGKGRSVFYTEDDLVSLAVMEYLLSAGLEFQEAVAGLEAVKKEEPEFFKPTQTRKFAISRNLTDETLTFAEFNFSDAIASVKSGQPVIPLWLERIHRRLRQKLANMGKIEQVEELENKKFASISNETNTCRKYVEPKLREALWESEPHDYTEQYYFTAGKIQSKRKRRGKRKFVDYLLLYKSEFPIAVVEAKRKHKTPDEGLEKAIDYAKLLGVKFAYSTNGKGIVEFDFITGKQSDVIETFPTPSQLWLRLTGEADEQIKTEVAEKLVTSMFPTPGKKPRYYQRNAIYAAVSAIIKGQKRLLLTMATGTGKTSVAFQICWMLTGMKWNTIFEPRPPRILFLADRNILVDDPMNKDFAAFEEDKIYKIQREAKKGRDIYFAIYQAIAEDNFRPGLYKEYSPDYFDLIIVDECHRGSAKSESSWRSILEYFEPAYQLGLTATPLRNDNVDTYRYFGNPLYTYSLKEGIEDGFLAPYRVYRVTTRSDKDGWRPSEGQLDCYGRTIPNEAYLTPDFEQRLVREARTKAIAQHLTDFLKATDRYAKTIVFCVDEEHVKAMIKALRNLNTDITKDNADYITRITSDAGVVGKGHLDDFKDVEDKTHIIAVTSKLLTTGVDIPTCKNIVLARVIRSMSDFKQIIGRGTRVREEYDKISFNIIDYTKSTVLFEDPDFDGEPALVEETEIDDEGKAIEPETEEQEQEDTEESGFRGLPSDEEELPRKYYVDGGTEEIVEEQIYDPDAENQLKLSKLIDYTKEQVRILYRSTLEIQQKWADPDRRSQVIELLEEKGIDFEELQKVANQPEADPFDLICHIAFDAPVLTYKQRVERLKRRKKDFFEQYGEDAREILEILLNKYAEYGVKELEMPTTFKANREFESYGNVREIAEKFGGIPQLKEAVYQLQNLLYSA